In Colwellia sp. PAMC 20917, a single genomic region encodes these proteins:
- the mnmC gene encoding FAD-dependent 5-carboxymethylaminomethyl-2-thiouridine(34) oxidoreductase MnmC produces MIKQQKNLNTPLERKGYQIRPVIKHPESVAIIGGGIAAACVAYALTQKNIKVTLYCKDKEIAQGASSNHVGALFPLIHQQVDDISLFYQQAFWHALKCYKDLYSKGFAFSHDWCGLLEISYKTALEKRQKIFEQTNPWSKELITSINAEQASLLAGITLEHGGLFMPSAGWIAPGELVQQLFSAAQQTQRLSIKNQVNITVLNQQDDKSWQLTTSKGIINEKVVIFCGGAESIKLNIIDELPLSSVRGQITNMATNEQIKNLSTVICHKGYLTPAHQQQHCIGATFEKDSFDIVATDAGDQYNLTMLEKCLPKLVSWREQDVTSSKARLRCMTPDHLPVVGAMPDIAQHKSSYAHLAKDKNWRYQEPAPVIKNLYVLTGLGARGLCTAPLLADILTADLTGGEYPVGRQELFNLSPNRFVIRDIIRRKYL; encoded by the coding sequence GTGATTAAACAACAAAAAAATTTAAATACGCCGCTTGAAAGAAAAGGCTATCAAATTAGACCCGTTATTAAGCACCCCGAAAGTGTTGCTATTATTGGTGGTGGCATTGCTGCTGCTTGTGTTGCTTATGCGTTGACTCAAAAAAACATCAAAGTAACACTTTATTGTAAAGATAAAGAAATTGCCCAAGGCGCTTCGAGTAACCATGTCGGTGCATTATTTCCACTTATTCATCAACAAGTTGATGATATTAGCTTATTTTACCAACAGGCATTTTGGCATGCACTAAAATGCTATAAAGACTTATACAGCAAAGGGTTTGCTTTTAGTCATGATTGGTGTGGCTTACTTGAAATTTCCTACAAAACAGCTTTAGAAAAAAGACAAAAAATTTTCGAGCAAACCAACCCTTGGTCAAAAGAATTAATTACCAGTATAAATGCAGAGCAAGCATCGCTATTAGCCGGTATTACACTTGAACACGGTGGGTTGTTTATGCCCAGCGCTGGCTGGATAGCACCCGGTGAATTAGTTCAACAGCTATTTAGTGCGGCACAGCAAACTCAGCGGTTGTCGATAAAAAATCAAGTAAACATTACCGTACTTAACCAGCAAGATGACAAGAGTTGGCAGCTAACGACAAGCAAAGGCATAATAAATGAAAAAGTTGTTATTTTTTGCGGCGGTGCTGAATCTATTAAACTCAATATTATTGATGAATTACCACTGAGTTCTGTGCGTGGTCAAATAACGAATATGGCAACGAACGAGCAGATTAAAAACCTATCTACCGTTATTTGCCACAAAGGTTATCTAACACCTGCACACCAGCAACAACATTGCATCGGCGCGACATTTGAAAAAGACAGTTTCGATATTGTGGCAACAGATGCTGGCGATCAATATAATTTAACTATGTTAGAAAAGTGCCTGCCTAAATTAGTATCATGGCGCGAACAAGACGTTACCTCGAGTAAAGCTCGTTTACGCTGTATGACACCCGATCACTTACCGGTTGTGGGCGCTATGCCTGATATAGCCCAGCATAAAAGCAGCTACGCCCATTTAGCAAAAGATAAAAACTGGCGTTATCAAGAACCTGCACCTGTGATTAAAAATCTATACGTACTTACCGGCTTAGGTGCTAGGGGCTTATGTACTGCGCCGCTATTAGCCGATATTTTGACTGCTGATTTAACGGGTGGCGAATATCCTGTTGGTAGACAAGAACTTTTTAACTTATCACCCAACAGGTTTGTTATTCGCGATATTATTCGTCGTAAATATTTATAG
- a CDS encoding YfcL family protein, giving the protein MSIEEKKSFENIAALYLYLDNLFDQDNSDDQLFASSYLRGFISLSVIEFGDESQALSQELALSIDEKLQAARTELSPQDRKIVQDYWLDLKQSFVSV; this is encoded by the coding sequence ATGTCAATTGAAGAAAAAAAATCGTTTGAAAATATTGCTGCCCTTTATCTATATTTAGATAATTTATTTGATCAAGATAACAGTGATGACCAATTATTTGCCAGCAGCTATTTACGCGGCTTTATCAGTTTATCTGTTATTGAATTTGGTGATGAGTCGCAAGCACTCTCTCAAGAGCTTGCGCTAAGTATCGATGAAAAATTGCAAGCAGCCCGAACCGAATTGAGCCCGCAAGATAGAAAAATAGTACAAGACTATTGGCTAGACCTTAAACAATCATTTGTATCGGTTTAG
- a CDS encoding ATP-NAD kinase family protein yields the protein MFKLGFIINPIAGIGGSVALKGSDGDGIAEQALALGATAKANQRASLALSILLPYRDDIIVYCANDLMGEMTAQALGFKTQVVFQTDKLEHTTAEDTENTVKALLAEHIDILLFAGGDGTARNVCKIVGDKFPVLGIPAGCKIHSGVYAVTPKAAGRVVEMMLTNQLVTLTEADVMDIDESLFREGIVKAKRYGEMQIPAELRYVQAVKSGGKELDELVLQDIAAHVINEMDDELFVIGSGSTTAFLMEELALDNTLLGVDLVEQQHLIASDVTEPQLWQAITLAKADNKTIKLVITLIGGQGHIFGRGNQQLSPRVIRAIGKDNILIIATKAKLTALASRPLIADTGDSDLDIELSGYLPVITGYNDQVLYPVASPQ from the coding sequence CAATCCTATTGCTGGTATTGGCGGCAGTGTTGCCTTGAAAGGAAGCGATGGAGATGGCATTGCAGAACAAGCTCTAGCGCTTGGCGCTACCGCAAAAGCAAATCAGCGAGCAAGCTTAGCACTGTCAATACTTCTACCTTATCGAGATGACATTATCGTTTATTGTGCTAATGATCTTATGGGAGAGATGACCGCTCAGGCACTTGGTTTTAAAACCCAAGTTGTTTTTCAAACCGATAAGCTTGAACATACCACGGCTGAAGACACCGAAAATACGGTAAAAGCCTTGTTAGCAGAGCACATAGATATATTATTATTTGCTGGTGGTGATGGCACTGCTCGCAATGTCTGTAAAATTGTTGGCGATAAATTTCCTGTGCTAGGTATTCCTGCGGGCTGTAAAATTCACTCAGGTGTTTATGCTGTTACGCCAAAAGCTGCGGGGCGGGTAGTAGAGATGATGCTAACTAATCAGTTAGTTACCCTTACCGAAGCTGATGTTATGGATATCGATGAATCGTTATTTCGAGAAGGTATTGTTAAAGCAAAACGCTATGGTGAGATGCAAATTCCTGCTGAGTTACGTTATGTTCAAGCGGTTAAATCTGGTGGCAAAGAACTTGATGAGCTAGTGCTGCAAGATATTGCTGCTCATGTAATTAATGAAATGGATGATGAGCTTTTTGTGATTGGCTCAGGCTCAACCACCGCTTTTTTAATGGAAGAGTTGGCGCTAGATAATACTTTATTGGGTGTTGATCTGGTTGAACAACAACATTTAATTGCCAGTGATGTAACCGAGCCACAATTATGGCAAGCGATAACCTTAGCGAAAGCCGATAATAAAACAATTAAGTTAGTGATCACGTTAATTGGTGGACAAGGTCATATATTTGGTCGAGGTAATCAACAGCTCAGTCCACGAGTGATCCGCGCCATCGGCAAAGATAATATTTTAATTATAGCGACGAAAGCGAAATTAACAGCATTAGCATCAAGACCCTTAATTGCTGATACCGGTGATAGTGATTTAGATATCGAGCTTTCAGGGTATTTACCGGTAATAACAGGATACAATGATCAAGTATTATACCCGGTAGCAAGTCCACAATAA